In Lagopus muta isolate bLagMut1 chromosome 14, bLagMut1 primary, whole genome shotgun sequence, the DNA window ttggaagatcatggagcagatcatcctgAAGGCCCTTCTGAGGCACACGGACAGCAGAGGAGGGGATTGGTTgtaaccaacatggcttcaccaagggcaagtcatgCATGGCAAACCTGGTGACCTTTTATGATGAAATTATAGCATCAGTGGATGaatgaagagcagctgatgtCATCCAGGTGGACTTGTGAAAGGTTTGATAAGGTTACGCATGACATCTGGTCACCAAATTGAAGAgacatggatttgatggatggtTTTTGATTGCTGGATAGAGAATTGTCTGTGTGATTGCACTCAGAGTGTTTCAGTCATTGCCACAATGTCCATGTAGAGACTGGTGATGTGCATCGGCCCTCAAGGGTCAATGCTGGGACTgtttctatttaacatctttggaGGTGACCTGGACAAGGAAATTGAGTGCGcgctcagcaagtttgcagatgacaccaagctgagtttGCAGCtgacatgctagagggaagggatgccatccagagggactgATCAGGCTTGAGATGCAGGCCCATGGCATCCTCATGAAGTTCAAGGAAAACAAGTGGGAAGTAGtgcacctgggtcaaggcaaTCCCTAGCTGAAATACAGACTGTGCAGAGAacggcttgagagcagccctgaggagaaggatttgaggGTGTTGCTTGATGAGAGGCTCAAGATGGGCGACAATGTGCTCTGAAGCCCAGAAGGCTGAAGCTTTCCTaggctgcatcaagagaagcatggccagcatgCTGAGGGtggtgattctgcccctctacttggctctcTTTAGACCCCACTTGGAGTACTGGTTCCAGTTCTGGTGCCTGCTACACAAGAAGGCcacggagctgttggagcaggtctggaggagggccacgaagatgatgaGAGCTCTTGTGGCTGAGAAGTCCAAATTtgtcctgggttgcatcaagagaagcatgaccagccAGTGGAGAGAAGTGATTCTTCCCCTCAACTCTGACTTTGTGAAACCCCACCTGGAGTCGTGCTGCAAGTTCTGAGGCCACTAACATAAGAAGAACACGGAGGTGTTGAAGCAGGTTTGGAGGAGGGCCATGGAGACAGTGAGAATGCTGGAGCAGCTCcgctatgaggacaggctgagagagatggggtagttcagcctggggaagagaaacGCTCCGGGGAAACTtattgtgaccttccagtacctgaaggtgGCTGACCAGAAATTTGCGGAGAGGTTTTTATAaaggcatgtagtgacaggatgaggggaaatggcatTGAAGTGGAAGACTGTAGATTTGGACTAGATATCaggcagaaattctttgctgtgatggTGGTGAGACGCTGCAACGGGTTGCCCAGAGTGGTTGTGGTTGCCCCTTCCCTGGAGtgattcaaggtcaggctggatggggctgtgagcaacctggtctggtgggaggtgtcccAGCCTATAACAGGAGAGCTGAAACTAGAGAGTCTTAAAGATCCCTCCCTTGCAGCCCAAAGCCTTCTAGGATTCCATGAAATCTCGTAAAGACATGCAGTCAGATTTCTGTGTTGAATATCTGGTTGCAACTCTGGATGTTCAGTTTTTTacatttgctgctgctgtatttatatcaacagaaaacagagctgtggACATCAATTCACACCCAGTCATATTATTTTATCAAATGTGACAGAACACCTGATTATTCTTTGCTGTTCAGTGCTCCCTGATCAGCAAATGCATGAAGTGTGAGCAGTTACTTCCTCTATCCATTTTCCTGTTTAGAATACATGTTCCTATTGACATATCTGTTCCTTGAAGTGTACTGCCAGATCACTGAGAATAAGGGAATGTTAGAAAGAAGATGATTTGGCACAAGAGATTCAAACATTGTGTTGTATTGCTCTTATAAAAGGTACTGTTGTGAACAAGGCTGACACTGTAGAACTAATATAAAAAGAGACTCGGAGAGCCATTCCTGTAATAAAACGGATGGCGTTGTTCTGACAAACTTTGCagagatgtttgtttgtttctttgcttccaGGAAAAACCTGCAAAAGAGCTTTGGAAACACTTGGGGCTTTTATACTGTTCGATGCTTgcaactgaagaagaaatagtatTTATAAGATGTTCTCATCCCCTTTTCGTTGCCCCTGTGCTTCCTACAGCGGCTGTGGTTGAGTTCGGGGCTGATTTTAGCGGGTGCGCGGATTTGGGTGGGTCGGGCTGGCGGCTGTCGGGGCGGGCGAGGAGGAGGGGAGGTGCCGGGCGCTGCAGCTTCGTTGGGTTGTCCGAGGCGGCGTGCGGGCAGGAGCGCGGGCGCTGGCTGTGGGCGCTGCCCGTGGCGGCGGCGTGTGTGAGCGGGCGGCAGCGGGGGTGCGCGCGTGTGTCCCGGGTGCGTGTGGCGGCGAGAGGGCGCGGGCAGGAGCGCGTCCCGTCTCCGGAGCAGTCCCGCCGCGGGCCACAGGGTGGTGCTCGTGACCAAGGCGGCGCAGAGCGgctgcgggcggggcggggagaCGGAGTGGCCGAGCCGAGCGCAGCGCAGCGCATccgggaggaggcggcggagAGCGGCGGCGGAGGGCGGCGGCGGAGAGCGGTTGTCCGTGCTGCCGTGAGGTGCGTGTGAGCCGCCGCCGCGCTGTGACTATCGCGCTCCGTGTTCCGGGCTCGGTCGTTACTCGGCGAGAGACGGCGAGAGAGCCGAGCGGGGAGAGAGACCCACCATCCttcccgccgcgccgcgccgctgCCGGTCGCCGCTTCCCGCGGCGGAGCGCGCTTCCCGGCCGGCCGGAGAGTGTCCGGCGGCCCGGCATGGCGGCTGCGAGgcaagtgctgtgtgtgtgggcTTTGCTGGGCGTGGCGCGCGTTCGCTGCGAGCCCATCCGCTACTCCGTGGCCGAGGAGGGCGAGAGCGGCTCGCCGGTGGGCGACGTGGCGGAGGACGCGGGGCTGGCCCCGGCGCAGCTCTGGGCTCGCCGGGCGCGCATCGCCTCGCCGGCGGGCCGGCAGCACTTTCGCTTAGAGCGCGGCAGCGGCCGCCTCGTAGTCGCCGAGCGCCTCGATCGGGAGGAGATGTGCGGACGCTCCCGCACCTGCACGCTCGCCTTCGAGCTGCTGCTCGCCGACCCGCTGCAGTTCTTTCCCATTGAGGTGTCCGTGGAGGACGTCAATGACCACTCGCCGGTCTTCCCGGACGAACGGCTGACCTTTAAGATTCTGGAAACCAGTGACCCGGGCTCCCATTTCCCcgtggcagcagctcaggaccTGGACATTGGCAGCAATGACATCCAGGCTTACAGCATCGTTCCAGTGAATGACTATTTCCGTGTATTCTCTCAAAGGAGGCATGAGGGCAGTATGAATGTTGAGCTCGTTTTGGAGAAGCCTCTGGacagagaggagcagccagAGATGGATTTCACTCTCGTTGCCACGGATGGGGGCTCTCCGCCCAGGACTGGAACCACACAAATATACATCATAGTTCTGGATGTAAATGACAATAAACCCATTTTCACCCAGGATACATATAATGGGCAAGTTGCGGAAAATGCACCTGAGGGCTCATTAGTTCTCCGTGTGTTGGCCAACGATGCAGATGTGGGAATTAATGGTGACATTTCCTATCAGTTCATCCAATCTGTGGGCCAGAGCCAACCACCGTTTACAATCGACACTAGGAATGGAGAAATTCGAGTAAAAGAACACCTTGATTTTGAGGCTGCACAGAAACATGAGCTGAGCGTACAGGCTACAGATGGTGGAGGACTGTGGACTCTCTGCCATGTATTAATCGACGTGCTGGATGTGAATGACAACGCACCAGAGATCGTGGTCAGTTCCTTCAGCAGCCCGATCCCTGAGAATGCAGCACCCGGGACAGTGGTCGCACTCTTCTCTGTCACCGACAAGGATTCCGGTGTGAATGGGGAGATCAGCTGTGCCCTGCAAGAACAGCTGTCCTTCTCCCTGCGGCCAGCCTTTAGGAACTACTACGAGCTGGTGACCGTGAGCGCGTTGGACCGGGAGCAAACGGCACGTTACACGGTGGTTGTCACGGCCGCAGATGCAGGGTCTCCTCGTCTGAGCAGCAGCCACACGTTCACCGTGGACATCTGGGACGTGAATGACAACGCGCCCGTCTTCAACCAGACGTCGTACACCATGTACGTGCACGAGAACAACGTCCCCGCGCTGCTGGTCGGGGCCGTGCAGGCAAGGGACTCGGACGCGGGAGCCAACGGCAAGGTGAGCTATTCGCTGGTGGCGGCCGATCCGCCCGAACGAGAGCCGTGCTCGTGCGTGTCCGTGAACTCCGAGAGCGGAGCCGTGTTCGTGCTGCGGCCGCTGGACTACGagcagctgaggcagctggaggtggtggtgagCGCTGCGGACGCGGGGTCCCCTCCCCTGAGCAGCAGCGTCGTCGTCCGCCTGCTGGTGGTGGAcgagaacgacaacgcgccgcTGGTGCTGCACCCCAGCGCGCAGGACGGCGGCCGTGCTTGGAGCGAGCCGGTGCCCGCGTGGGCCGAAGCGGGGGACCTGGTGAGCAAAGTGGTGGCCGTGGACGCCGACTCGGGGCAGAACTCGTGGCTTTCGTACCGGCTGCTGAGGGCCACGGAGCCGGGGCTGTTTGCCGTGGGCGCGCAAAGCGGGGAGGTGCGGCTGAGGAGGCCGCCGACGGAGAGGGACGCGGCGAAGCAGCAGCTGGTCGTGCTGGTGCGGGACAACGGGCGGCCGCCGCTGTCGGCCACCGCGGCGCTCAGCGTGCTCCTCCTGCACGGCTCCCGGGACGCCGAGCTGCCGCAGCAGAGCCCCGCCGCGCACGACGACGACGGCTCCCTCACCGCCTCCTTGATCGTCGCCTTGGTCTTGGTCTCGCTCCTGTTCCTGGTGTCGGCGGCGGCCTTTGCGGCGTGCAAGGCGTGCAAGAGCAAGGAGCCGAGCAGCGGGCACGTGCTGTACGGCCCCAGCGGCGTGCAGAGCTGCGTGGCTGATGGGGCCGCTGCCGGGACCCTGCCCCACGCCTATTGCTACGAGCTCAGCCTCAGCACGGGCTCGGGCAACAGCGAGTTCCAGTTCCTCAAGCCCGTGCTGCCCAGCCTGCCGGCGCAGCGCTGCAGCACCGGGGTGGCCGGCGACGATGCCGAGCATTTCCCTGCTGCCCCTGTCCCCGTGGGGGATGCTGATGTCGAGAGCCCCGGCATGCAGTCTGTGGGACAGTTTCACGGTTTTAATTAACACGGGGTCTGCATTTCCAGCTGATTCATGCCTTGTTTAGTGTGGCTTATATGCTTTGATAATTAACTCCAGGTCTGCTTGTTTAGATCTGCTTTTGTAGTTTACCTCCCATTCCACAAGAACGTAAGTGTAATTGGAAGCTGTGGATATTAACAAGGAAGCTGGGTGTGTGCTTTCTGGGTCTCCCCTAGATTTCAGTCTCTCAGCCTTCTAGCTCTGGCCACAACAGAAATTCCCTGTCTTTCAAGAGGTCCCCAGAAATCTGTGTTTCTGCTGACAGCCCATCTGCCAGCTGGATGAGGACAGAGCCTGCAGGATGTGAGGGCTGGATTTGGTGCCACCTGTGACGCGAGCAGAGTTCATCAGTTGCAATGGTTGGCTTCCTGTAGCTGATGAGGGCTTGCATGCAAGCCTTTCCAGGCACGCCACTGAGTGAGGAGAGTGGGACCTGCCAATGCTCCAGCCTGGAAATACGTTTGTCCTGCTCTATTGAATCTTCCAGCCACGTTCACTCGATGCACAGGGagttgcactttgctttgtgcACATGGGCTGCATTCTCAGACATTAATGGAAATCATGAAGAGGGTAAGAAGGTTTTTGTTTAATTCCCCATTATGCAACTTCCCTGTGTGACTTGTTTTTGTTAGTGTTGAATGCCATCggtgtgcagtgctgtcctTTGCAGTGAAAGGTTCTTTTTGTGAGAAGTGCTTTTGTGTAAATGCTTCAGTAATTGTAACTTGAGGTGGAGCAAGAGCAGAtagagctggggcagagctggcaTGGCTGACGGTCCTCTGGAAGTGTAGTGGGCAGCATCTGAGTGTGTGAGAGAGCTTCTGAGGGCTTGGTTGTTTGTGTTTGTCTAGAATACCTCGTGTTCCCTCTATTCCCTTAAGCAGCAAAACAACACGGTGCCTGTTTTATACGTGCCATGTAAAGATAGGAGACTGGCAAACAGAAATATGCAGCAGGTTCTGAGAGTCCTGCTGTGGTTTGCTGTGTGTGGAGCCCTGTGTTGCAAGAGGTGCAGGCATTGCATTCCTGCTTTGCAGAGTTGTCCTTCtccctgtgtgtgctgtgtgttttgccTCCTGGTCATGATGTCTCTCCATCCAGCTGTGCTCTTATCCAGCCACTCTGATGCattctcctgcagctcagctgttcAACTGGGTCATTGCTgagtgcagcagccagcaatAGAGCTGCACTTGTGGTGTTGGGACGCAGCGTAGCACATGGGTGTGCAGCGTTGTGGCTTGCCTGGGTTGCAGTGTCTTGATAGGAATTCACTTGTGCAGCATACAAACAcattgttctgaaagtaatgccttctatttattcccCTGGACTTCAACAATGGGTACAATAACACTGTTGGATAAAGGAGATTCacacagctacaaaatgctattttttttttatcactgtcACCATCACAGCTCTGTATATTCACCAGTGGTGAACTAGAGCTGTATATTGTGCTGCTAGCAatctgcagcagtggaggtgatgCTCTGTTGCTACTGCTAAAACTCAGCGCTCACCagttcactgtgctcacatccactggctGGTCTTCATAAACATTTAGCAAGTGTTGCTCAGTGTCCATGGCTGGaatattttctgcatggagTATTTCACTGACAATTGTAGTTTCTCACATTCTCCTACATCAGATGGCATTTTGGcacactgctcctctgctgccgTCTGCCAAATGGGTACAAAAGGCAATaggatgttggtgggaaggttcaacctctgctgccgtAACTTCAAATCCTCCTTGGATATCTTTGGGATCCACAATGAAAtgggaggcattgctttcagagcatccCTCAGAGGTAAAACAATATCATTATAttatcatattaaaaaaaaacagtcaagtTTTCCATATTTGCCAGTAAACTATGTAAAAAATTGCATAAAAccataaaactagtgggatctttgttgtttttgtccCTGAAATCAATGCATCAGGCTGGTTTCGTTGCAGAGGTTGCAGTTCTCACTGAGTTCTTGATGCTTTCATGAAGGATTTTTGGTGAAATGTTACGCTTCCTCTACTTCATTCTTATTAATagttaataataatagtaatagttATTCACAAATCTATTTACTGTCCAAAAGTAATGACGTGAGTAAAGGGTGGTGGTGAATTGTGTGATGTTTCTGTGTGGTGAGCTAGGGATTGTGAAAGTCTTCCCCAGCCAGGGCTGTAGCTGCACGGccccagctgcagaaagcaaaggtaagaactgggagaaggaagatgtGCCTGCTGTCAGTGAAGATCAGGTTGGTGATCATCTAAAGAACCTGCCAGAGCAGAAGTGCATGGGACACAATGAGATTCATTCACGGGTTCTGAGGCAGACCAAGTTGCCAAGGCTctatccatcatatttgaagGGTCATGGCAGTCTGGAGAAGTTCTCACTCATTGGAAAACTGGAAATATAACCCCCCTtttgaagaagggaaaaattagAAGGTACAGGGATCTGAAAGCCTCTGAGTCTCAGCTCTGTGTCttggaagatcatggagcagatcatcctgAAGGCCCTTCTGAGGCACATGGAAAACAGAGGAGGGGATTGGTTgtaaccaacatggcttcaccaaggacaAGTCATGCATGGCAAACCTGGTGACCTTTTATGATGAagttacagcatcagtggatgaatgaagagcagctgatgtCATCCAGGTGGACTTGTGAAAGGTTTGATAAGGTTACGCATGACATCTGGTCACCAAATTGAAGAgacatggatttgatggatggtTTTTGATTGCTGGATAGAGAATTGTCTGTGTGATTGCACTCAGAGTGTTGCGGTCATTGCCACAATGTCCATGTAGAGAGTGGTGATGTGCATCGGCCCTCAAGGGTCAATGCTGGGACTgtttctatttaacatctttggaGGTGACCTGGACAAGGAAATTGAGTGCGcgctcagcaagtttgcagatgacaccaaggtGAGTTTGCAGCtgacatgctagagggaagggatgccatccagagggactgATCAGGCTGAAGAGGTGGGCCCATGGCATCCTCATGAAGTTCAAGCAAGACAAGTGAGAAGTTGtgcacctgggtcaaggcaaTCCCTAGCTGAAATACAGACTGTGCAGAGAAcgtcttgagagcagccctgaggagaaggatttgggggtgttgCTTGATGAGAGGCTCAAGATGGGCGACAATGTGCTCTGCTGCCCAGAAGGCCGAAGCTTTCCTaggctgcatcaagagaagcatggccagcatgCTGAGGGtggtgattctgcccctctacttggctctcTTTAGACcccacttggagtactgtgtccagttgtGGTGCCTGCTACACAAGAAGgccatggagctgttggagcaggtctggaggagggccacgaagatgatgagagggctggagcagctccgctatgaggacaggctgagagaactggggtttttcagtctggagaagaaaaaggctcCAAGCGGAACTTATAATGGCCTTCCAGCACATGAAGGGGCCACAGAATAGGTGATGTGTTTTCACTGAATGGGAGCCTGCGTGTTGCGCTCATATTAATGTACAACTGACCTTGCCACTGCTGAATTACATCATCCAACACCTCATggtgctgacatccactgtttggtctccataaacattcattAAGCCTTGATGAATGTCAGCAGAtatgattgcttctgcatttagGAATTCAGTGGTACTTTATATGCATTTACATGTCTGAAGcagttttgtcagactgccatTGTTCTGCCATCCATCAGTTGGCACCAAAATCCACAATGGCATATTGGTGGGACAACttagcctctgctgccataccatcaGCATCGGCCTTGGAGAAGTTGGTCCAATGCAGTAAATAAGGACGCTTTACTTTCAGAGCCGCCCTGGTAGATTATGCAGAATCGTTGTtatgtaagaaataaaacatcaaaatttttagtattttttgtaAAACTTCTGAAAAGGGAGGAACAAAGACACGAAACCAGTGCGATATTTGATCTTTTATTGGTGACAGCAATGCATCAGGATGGTTTTGTGGCAGTGGATGCAATTCTTACGGAGATCTCGATGTCTTCATCAGAAATTTTGGattaaatgtttcttccttGAAAACAATAGTTGGCAAGTGTATATACTGCCCATAAGTAATGACGTGATTAAAAAGTAATGGAGAATGGAGAGATATTTCTGTGTGGTGAGCTAGGGATTGTGAAAGTCTTCGCCAGCCAGGGCTCCAGCTGCACGGccccagctgcagaaagcaaaggtaagaactgggagaaggaagatgtGCCTGCTGTCAGTGAAGATCAGGTTGGTGACCTTCCGAAGAAGCTGCAGACGCACAAGGGCATGGGATCCAATGAGATCCATTCACAGGTTCTGAGGCAGACCAAGTTGCCAAGGCTctatccatcatatttgaagGGTCATGGCAGTCTGGAGAAGTTCTCACTCATTGGAAAACTGGAAATATAACCCCCCTtttgaagaagggaaaaaaaagaagatgccAGGATCTGAAGGCCACTGAGTCTCATGTCTGTGCCTGCTAATATTGTGGAGCAGATCATCCTGAAGGCCCTACTGAGGCACctggaaaataaagaggaggGGATTGGTGGTAACCAACATGGCTTCGCCAAGGGCAAGTCATGTATGGCAAACATGGTGACCTTTTATGATGAACTTTCAGTGTCTGTGCataaatgaagagaaactgaTGTCACCTACCTGGACTTATCCAAAGGATTGGACACGGTACAGTGTAACTTCTTGATCGCCAATTTGGAGACAAGTGCCTTTGATGGATGGATCTCTCACTCTGTAAGGATTTGGCTGCACGTTTGCgctcagagagctgtggtcaatggctcaatgcCCAAGTGCAGTTCTGGGATGAGTGGCGTTTCTCAGGGACCGGTGCTGGCACCAGTGCTGTTGGacatctgtgtgtgtgacatGGACAGGGCCCTGAGTGTGGCAAGGTGGTTGGAAGTGgctgatccttgaggttccttccaagcaaagccattctacgattctgtgattgtgtgcacactcagcaagtttgcagatgactcCGAGCTGAGTGGGGCTGTGGACATGCTGGatggaagggatgccatccagaggcaCTGATCAGGCTTGAGATGCGGGCCCATGgcaacctcatgaagttcaagcAAGGCAAATGAGAAGTTGtgcacctgggtcaaggcaaTCCCTAGCTGAAATACAGGCTGTGCAGAGAacggcttgagagcagccctgtggagaaggatttgggggtgttgCTTGATGAGAGGCTCAAGATGGGCGACAATGTGCTCTGAAGCCCAGAAGGCCGAAGCTTTCCTaggctgcatcaagagaagcatggccagcatgCTGAGGGTGGTGATTCTGACCTCTACTTGGCTCTCTTTCGACCCCgcttggagtactgtgtccagttgtGGTGCCTGCTACACAAGAAGgccatggagctgttggagcaggtctggaggagggccatgaagatgatgagagggTTGGAGCAGCTCCGCTATGAGAACTGGCAGAGAGAGCTGGGGGTCTTTAGTCTGGAGAAATGCTCCGAGGGGATCTTATAATggccttccagcacttgaagGGGCCACAGATAGCTGGGATGAGAgttttataagggcatgtagtggtaggatgaggggaagtggCCTCAAGGTGGAAGAGGGTAGGTTGAGACTaagattaggaagaaattctttcctgtgagggtggtgagacactggaagcAGTtaccagagatgctgtggatgccccaccatggaagcatccaaggccaggcaggatggggctgtgagcaacccaggctagagggaggtgtccctgcctatagcaggagagttggaacTAGAGGAtctttaagttcccttccaacccaaaccattccaggATTTTGAATTCTGGTAAAGACACGTAGTCAGAATTTTGTGCTGAATATCTGGTTGCAACTCCGTCCATTCAATTTGAGAATTAACTGCTAATACATTTATATGGacaggaaataatattttagatACAAATTcatagttgtttttctttttcatacttgaaagcacagcattctttgctgttcagtgtgctttgttttgcagatgtATGAAAGTGCACacaattacttctttttttccattttcctgtttGCACCGTGTTTTCCTACTGACATATCTATTCCTTAACGTGTCCTGCCACCCCACAGAGAATAAGGGAATGTTAGAAAGAAGATGCTTAGGCACAAGATATTCAAAATTCACTGGCATTGTGTAATGTTGAACCGTGAAGTGTAATGTTGTGAACCAGGATGGCATTGCCTGTGGAACTGTTATGAGAAGGGACTTGGTGccatttctgtaataaaatgGATGGTGTTGTTCTGACAAAGTTTGCAGAGGTGGAttattttaaggggaaagatctgcagagcagaagcagagttTTGGAAACACTTGGGGGCTTTCTTGGTGTTCGATGCTTGCAACTGAAGAAGAACTATTTAAGAGATATTGTCATCCCCTTGTCGTTGCCCCTGTGCTTCCTACAGCGGCTGTGGTTGAGTTCGGGGCTGATTTTAGCGGGTGCGCGGATTTGGGTGGGTCGGGCTGTCGGCTGTCGGGGCGGGCGAGGAGGAGGGGAGGTGTCGGGCGCTGCAGCTTCGTTGCGTTGTCCGAGGCGGCGTGCGGGCAGGAGCGCGGGCGCTGGCTGTGGGCGCTGCCCGTGGCGGCGGCGTGTGTGAGCGGGCGGCAGCGGGGGTGCGCGCGTGTGTCCCGGGTGCGTGTGGCGGCGAGAGGGCGCGGGCAGGAGCGCGTCCCGTCCCCGGAGCAGTCCCGCCGCGGGCCGCAGGGTGGTGCTCGTGACCAAGGCGGCGGAGAGCGgctgcgggcggggcggggagaCGGAGAGGCCgagcgcagcgcagcgcagtGCATccgggaggaggcggcggagAGCGGCGGCGGAGAGCGGCGGCGGAGAGCGGCGGCGGAGAGCGGCGGCGGAGAGCGGCGGCGGAGAGCGGCGGAGAGCGGTTGTCCGTGCTGCCGTGAGGTGCGTGTGAGCCGCCGCCGCGCTGTGACGATCGCGCTCCGTGTTCCGGGCTCGGTCGTTACTCGGCGAGAGGCGGCGAGAGAGCCGAGCGGGGAGAGAGACCCACCATCCttcccgccgcgccgcgccgctgCCGGTCGCCGCTTCCCGGCCGGCCGGAGGGTGTCCGGCGGCCCGGCATGGCGGCTGCGGGgcaagtgctgtgtgtgtgggcTTTGCTGGGCGTGGCGCGCGTTCGCTGCGA includes these proteins:
- the LOC125700425 gene encoding protocadherin beta-15-like, with amino-acid sequence MAAARQVLCVWALLGVARVRCEPIRYSVAEEGESGSPVGDVAEDAGLAPAQLWARRARIASPAGRQHFRLERGSGRLVVAERLDREEMCGRSRTCTLAFELLLADPLQFFPIEVSVEDVNDHSPVFPDERLTFKILETSDPGSHFPVAAAQDLDIGSNDIQAYSIVPVNDYFRVFSQRRHEGSMNVELVLEKPLDREEQPEMDFTLVATDGGSPPRTGTTQIYIIVLDVNDNKPIFTQDTYNGQVAENAPEGSLVLRVLANDADVGINGDISYQFIQSVGQSQPPFTIDTRNGEIRVKEHLDFEAAQKHELSVQATDGGGLWTLCHVLIDVLDVNDNAPEIVVSSFSSPIPENAAPGTVVALFSVTDKDSGVNGEISCALQEQLSFSLRPAFRNYYELVTVSALDREQTARYTVVVTAADAGSPRLSSSHTFTVDIWDVNDNAPVFNQTSYTMYVHENNVPALLVGAVQARDSDAGANGKVSYSLVAADPPEREPCSCVSVNSESGAVFVLRPLDYEQLRQLEVVVSAADAGSPPLSSSVVVRLLVVDENDNAPLVLHPSAQDGGRAWSEPVPAWAEAGDLVSKVVAVDADSGQNSWLSYRLLRATEPGLFAVGAQSGEVRLRRPPTERDAAKQQLVVLVRDNGRPPLSATAALSVLLLHGSRDAELPQQSPAAHDDDGSLTASLIVALVLVSLLFLVSAAAFAACKACKSKEPSSGHVLYGPSGVQSCVADGAAAGTLPHAYCYELSLSTGSGNSEFQFLKPVLPSLPAQRCSTGVAGDDAEHFPAAPVPVGDADVESPGMQSVGQFHGFN